From Panthera uncia isolate 11264 chromosome E1, Puncia_PCG_1.0, whole genome shotgun sequence, one genomic window encodes:
- the CNTROB gene encoding centrobin isoform X1, protein MATSATVPSSPLRAEDLLSDSSEAPGLNQMSSEVTSQLYASLHLSRQAEATARAQLYLPSSSPPPHEMLDGLAQELSRSLSVGLENNLKKKVREDGSKHIFEMESVRGQLQSLLQTSRDTAHRDPLTPGAGSERREEDSFDSDSTATLLNTRPLQDLSPSSSSQALEELFPRYASLRPGPPLNPPDFQGLRDALDSEHTRRKHCERHIQSLQTRVLELQQQLAVAVTADRKKDVMIEQLDKTLARVVEGWNRHEAERAEVLRGLQEERQAAELTRSKQQETVTHLEQSLSEAMEALSREQEGARLQQRERETLEEERQALTLSLELEQQRCRALQEERDEARAGQLSEHRQLETLKVALEGQRQAWAEQERQLEERHRALRDDVQAQLEQEKGNTQREAQAAREAQQQLALAQSEVRRLEGELDTARRERDALQLEMSLVQARYESQRVQLESDLAVRLEQRVTERLAQAQESGLRQVASLREQHRKQLQDLSGQHQQELSAQLAQFKVEMAEREERQQQVAQDYELRLAREQARVRELQSGQRRLEEQRAELVERLQAMLQAHWAEASQLLGATTLPPDLPVPTTSPSSPGPQEPEKGERRLWTRPPVAVALKPVLQQSREAGAEQPPRVLRSPSPDLSPLLGPPFQSQHSFQPLEPKPGLTSSVTSAGAFSTAGAFHPDHRPERPFPEEDPGSDGDGFLKPGLQPPSQLDGLKHFLHQLLEIVPQSSEAPSVELLPPKSGPLTVPSWEEAPQVPHLPPPVHKTKVPLAMASSLFRAHELPSSHSQSSGLRAGSPERDERDERPGGGDGLAPARQLMDVSQLLRLYQARGWGALPAEDLLLYLKRQEHGRTDSRGDNVPRRNTDSRLGEIPRKEALPRRLAAAAPRTDKPPARRKGGHQAPSSTRSRGGIWR, encoded by the exons ATGGCGACATCAGCTACGGTTCCCAGTTCACCCCTCCGGGCTGAGGATCTCCTGAGTGATTCATCAGAAGCCCCTGGGCTGAACCAAATGTCCTCTGAGGTGACCTCCCAGCTCTATGCTTCTTTGCACCTCAGTCGCCAGGCAGAGGCCACAGCCCGAGCCCAGCTGtatctgccctcctcctccccacctcctcatgAGATGTTAGATGGCTTGGCCCAAGAGCTGAGTCGCAGCTTGTCAGTTGGATTGGAGAACAACTTGAAGAAAAAGGTGAGAGAG gaTGGTTCGAAGCATATCTTTGAGATGGAAAGTGTTCGGGGTCAACTTCAGAGCTTGCTCCAGACCTCCCGTGATACAGCCCATC GGGACCCCCTCACTCCAGGTGCTGGCTCAGAGAGACGAGAAGAGGACTCCTTTGACAGTGACAGCACAGCCACCTTGCTGAA CACCCGGCCCCTGCAAGACTTATCTCCGTCCAGCTCGTCCCAAGCCCTGGAGGAGCTGTTTCCCCGCTATGCCAGTCTTCGGCCAGGACCCCCGCTCAATCCCCCGGATTTCCAGGGCCTGAGGGATGCCCTGGATTCAGAGCATACCCGTCGCAAG CATTGCGAGCGCCATATTCAGAGCCTCCAGACCCGAGTGCTGGAGCTTCAGCAACAGTTAGCTGTGGCTGTGACTGCCGACCGCAAGAAAGATGTTATGATCGAGCAGTTGGACAAG ACCCTGGCCCGCGTGGTGGAGGGCTGGAACCGGCACGAAGCCGAGCGGGCAGAGGTCCTTCGGGGGCTCCAGGAGGAACGCCAGGCAGCCGAACTCACCAGAAGCAAGCAGCAGGAG ACAGTAACCCACCTGGAGCAAAGCCTTTCTGAGGCCATGGAGGCCCTGAGTCGTGAGCAGGAAGGCGCCAGGCTGCAGCAACGGGAAAGAGAGACGCTG gaggaggagaggcaggctCTGACCCTGAGCTTGGAGCTGGAACAGCAGCGATGCCGGGCTCTGCAGGAGGAGCGGGACGAGGCCCGGGCCGGGCAGCTCAGTGAGCACCGGCAGCTGGAGACACTGAAGGTGGCCCTGGAAGGGCAACGGCAGGCGTGGGCCGAGCAGGAGCGCCAGCTGGAGGAGCGCCACCGGGCGCTGCGGGACGACGTGCAGGCCCAGCTGGAGCAGGAGAAG GGGAACACACAGAGGGAGGCCCAGGCAGCGCGGGAGGCCCAGCAGCAGCTGGCGCTGGCGCAGTCCGAGGTTCGGCGCTTGGAGGGCGAGCTGGACACGGCCCGGAGGGAGAGGGACGCGCTGCAGCTGGAGATGAGCCTGGTACAG GCCCGGTACGAGAGCCAGCGGGTCCAGCTGGAGTCGGACCTGGCCGTGCGGCTGGAGCAGCGGGTGACAGAGCGGCTGGCTCAGGCCCAGGAGAGCGGCCTGCGGCAGGTGGCCTCGCTGCGGGAACAACACAG GAAGCAGCTGCAGGACCTGAGTGGACAGCACCAGCAGGAGCTGTccgcccagctggctcagttcaAGGTGGAAATGGCGGAGCGCGAGGAGAGGCAGCAGCAGGTGGCGCAGGACTACGAGCTCAG GCTGGCCCGGGAGCAGGCGCGGGTGCGGGAGCTGCAGAGCGGCCAGCGGCGGCTGGAGGAGCAGCGCGCTGAGCTGGTGGAGCGGCTCCAGGCCATGCTGCAGGCCCACTGGGCAGAGGCCAGCCAGCTGCTCGGCGCCACCACCCTGCCCCCGGACCTCCCG GTCCCCACCACCAGCCCCTCCAGCCCTGGGCCTCAGGAGCCAGAGAAGGGCGAGAGGAGGCTCTGGACTCGGCCTCCCGTGGCCGTGGCCCTGAAGCCCGTGTTGCAGCAGAGCCGGGAAGCTGGGGCAGAACAGCCACCGCGGGTTCTCCGCAGCCCCTCCCCAGACCTGAGCCCCCTGCTGGGCCCCCCTTTCCAGAGCCAGCATTCCTTCCAGCCCCTGGAGCCAAAGCCGGGCCTCACTTCGTCTGTTACCTCTG CCGGGGCTTTCTCTACCGCTGGCGCCTTCCACCCTGATCACCGCCCAGAGCGGCCGTTCCCTGAGGAAGATCCTGGATCCGACGGGGACGGCTTCCTAAAGCCGGGGCTGCAGCCCCCTTCCCAGCTGGATGGCCTCAAACATTTTTTGCACCAG CTGCTGGAGATAGTACCGCAGAGCAGCGAGGCCCCCTCTGTTGAGCTTTTGCCCCCGAAGTCTG GCCCCCTGACTGTCCCATCTTGGGAGGAGGCCCCGCAGGTGCCACACCTCCCGCCCCCTGTTCATAAGACTAAAGTGCCCCTGGCCATGGCGTCCAGTCTCTTCCGGGCTCACGAGCTTCCCTCAAGCCATTCACAGAGCAGCGGCCTCCGGGCGGGCTCCCCAGAGCGAGATGAGCGAGATGAGCGGCcgggag GTGGGGACGGGCTCGCACCCGCGCGGCAGCTGATGGACGTGTCGCAGCTGCTGCGACTGTACCAAGCTCGGGGCTGGGGGGCTCTGCCCGCTGAGGACCTGCTGCTCTACCTGAAGAGGCAGGAACACGGCAG GACGGACAGCCGAGGGGATAATGTCCCCAGAAGGAACACGGACTCCCGCTTGGGTGAGATCCCCCGGAAAGAG GCTCTCCCTCGCCGCCTGGCTGCTGCAGCCCCTAGGACGGACAAGCCTCCCGCACGCAGGAAGGGCGGGCACCAGGCCCCCAGCAGCACGAGGAGTCGGGGGGGCATCTGGAGATGA
- the CNTROB gene encoding centrobin isoform X3, with amino-acid sequence MATSATVPSSPLRAEDLLSDSSEAPGLNQMSSEVTSQLYASLHLSRQAEATARAQLYLPSSSPPPHEMLDGLAQELSRSLSVGLENNLKKKDGSKHIFEMESVRGQLQSLLQTSRDTAHRDPLTPGAGSERREEDSFDSDSTATLLNTRPLQDLSPSSSSQALEELFPRYASLRPGPPLNPPDFQGLRDALDSEHTRRKHCERHIQSLQTRVLELQQQLAVAVTADRKKDVMIEQLDKTLARVVEGWNRHEAERAEVLRGLQEERQAAELTRSKQQETVTHLEQSLSEAMEALSREQEGARLQQRERETLEEERQALTLSLELEQQRCRALQEERDEARAGQLSEHRQLETLKVALEGQRQAWAEQERQLEERHRALRDDVQAQLEQEKGNTQREAQAAREAQQQLALAQSEVRRLEGELDTARRERDALQLEMSLVQARYESQRVQLESDLAVRLEQRVTERLAQAQESGLRQVASLREQHRKQLQDLSGQHQQELSAQLAQFKVEMAEREERQQQVAQDYELRLAREQARVRELQSGQRRLEEQRAELVERLQAMLQAHWAEASQLLGATTLPPDLPVPTTSPSSPGPQEPEKGERRLWTRPPVAVALKPVLQQSREAGAEQPPRVLRSPSPDLSPLLGPPFQSQHSFQPLEPKPGLTSSVTSAGAFSTAGAFHPDHRPERPFPEEDPGSDGDGFLKPGLQPPSQLDGLKHFLHQLLEIVPQSSEAPSVELLPPKSGPLTVPSWEEAPQVPHLPPPVHKTKVPLAMASSLFRAHELPSSHSQSSGLRAGSPERDERDERPGGGDGLAPARQLMDVSQLLRLYQARGWGALPAEDLLLYLKRQEHGRTDSRGDNVPRRNTDSRLGEIPRKEALPRRLAAAAPRTDKPPARRKGGHQAPSSTRSRGGIWR; translated from the exons ATGGCGACATCAGCTACGGTTCCCAGTTCACCCCTCCGGGCTGAGGATCTCCTGAGTGATTCATCAGAAGCCCCTGGGCTGAACCAAATGTCCTCTGAGGTGACCTCCCAGCTCTATGCTTCTTTGCACCTCAGTCGCCAGGCAGAGGCCACAGCCCGAGCCCAGCTGtatctgccctcctcctccccacctcctcatgAGATGTTAGATGGCTTGGCCCAAGAGCTGAGTCGCAGCTTGTCAGTTGGATTGGAGAACAACTTGAAGAAAAAG gaTGGTTCGAAGCATATCTTTGAGATGGAAAGTGTTCGGGGTCAACTTCAGAGCTTGCTCCAGACCTCCCGTGATACAGCCCATC GGGACCCCCTCACTCCAGGTGCTGGCTCAGAGAGACGAGAAGAGGACTCCTTTGACAGTGACAGCACAGCCACCTTGCTGAA CACCCGGCCCCTGCAAGACTTATCTCCGTCCAGCTCGTCCCAAGCCCTGGAGGAGCTGTTTCCCCGCTATGCCAGTCTTCGGCCAGGACCCCCGCTCAATCCCCCGGATTTCCAGGGCCTGAGGGATGCCCTGGATTCAGAGCATACCCGTCGCAAG CATTGCGAGCGCCATATTCAGAGCCTCCAGACCCGAGTGCTGGAGCTTCAGCAACAGTTAGCTGTGGCTGTGACTGCCGACCGCAAGAAAGATGTTATGATCGAGCAGTTGGACAAG ACCCTGGCCCGCGTGGTGGAGGGCTGGAACCGGCACGAAGCCGAGCGGGCAGAGGTCCTTCGGGGGCTCCAGGAGGAACGCCAGGCAGCCGAACTCACCAGAAGCAAGCAGCAGGAG ACAGTAACCCACCTGGAGCAAAGCCTTTCTGAGGCCATGGAGGCCCTGAGTCGTGAGCAGGAAGGCGCCAGGCTGCAGCAACGGGAAAGAGAGACGCTG gaggaggagaggcaggctCTGACCCTGAGCTTGGAGCTGGAACAGCAGCGATGCCGGGCTCTGCAGGAGGAGCGGGACGAGGCCCGGGCCGGGCAGCTCAGTGAGCACCGGCAGCTGGAGACACTGAAGGTGGCCCTGGAAGGGCAACGGCAGGCGTGGGCCGAGCAGGAGCGCCAGCTGGAGGAGCGCCACCGGGCGCTGCGGGACGACGTGCAGGCCCAGCTGGAGCAGGAGAAG GGGAACACACAGAGGGAGGCCCAGGCAGCGCGGGAGGCCCAGCAGCAGCTGGCGCTGGCGCAGTCCGAGGTTCGGCGCTTGGAGGGCGAGCTGGACACGGCCCGGAGGGAGAGGGACGCGCTGCAGCTGGAGATGAGCCTGGTACAG GCCCGGTACGAGAGCCAGCGGGTCCAGCTGGAGTCGGACCTGGCCGTGCGGCTGGAGCAGCGGGTGACAGAGCGGCTGGCTCAGGCCCAGGAGAGCGGCCTGCGGCAGGTGGCCTCGCTGCGGGAACAACACAG GAAGCAGCTGCAGGACCTGAGTGGACAGCACCAGCAGGAGCTGTccgcccagctggctcagttcaAGGTGGAAATGGCGGAGCGCGAGGAGAGGCAGCAGCAGGTGGCGCAGGACTACGAGCTCAG GCTGGCCCGGGAGCAGGCGCGGGTGCGGGAGCTGCAGAGCGGCCAGCGGCGGCTGGAGGAGCAGCGCGCTGAGCTGGTGGAGCGGCTCCAGGCCATGCTGCAGGCCCACTGGGCAGAGGCCAGCCAGCTGCTCGGCGCCACCACCCTGCCCCCGGACCTCCCG GTCCCCACCACCAGCCCCTCCAGCCCTGGGCCTCAGGAGCCAGAGAAGGGCGAGAGGAGGCTCTGGACTCGGCCTCCCGTGGCCGTGGCCCTGAAGCCCGTGTTGCAGCAGAGCCGGGAAGCTGGGGCAGAACAGCCACCGCGGGTTCTCCGCAGCCCCTCCCCAGACCTGAGCCCCCTGCTGGGCCCCCCTTTCCAGAGCCAGCATTCCTTCCAGCCCCTGGAGCCAAAGCCGGGCCTCACTTCGTCTGTTACCTCTG CCGGGGCTTTCTCTACCGCTGGCGCCTTCCACCCTGATCACCGCCCAGAGCGGCCGTTCCCTGAGGAAGATCCTGGATCCGACGGGGACGGCTTCCTAAAGCCGGGGCTGCAGCCCCCTTCCCAGCTGGATGGCCTCAAACATTTTTTGCACCAG CTGCTGGAGATAGTACCGCAGAGCAGCGAGGCCCCCTCTGTTGAGCTTTTGCCCCCGAAGTCTG GCCCCCTGACTGTCCCATCTTGGGAGGAGGCCCCGCAGGTGCCACACCTCCCGCCCCCTGTTCATAAGACTAAAGTGCCCCTGGCCATGGCGTCCAGTCTCTTCCGGGCTCACGAGCTTCCCTCAAGCCATTCACAGAGCAGCGGCCTCCGGGCGGGCTCCCCAGAGCGAGATGAGCGAGATGAGCGGCcgggag GTGGGGACGGGCTCGCACCCGCGCGGCAGCTGATGGACGTGTCGCAGCTGCTGCGACTGTACCAAGCTCGGGGCTGGGGGGCTCTGCCCGCTGAGGACCTGCTGCTCTACCTGAAGAGGCAGGAACACGGCAG GACGGACAGCCGAGGGGATAATGTCCCCAGAAGGAACACGGACTCCCGCTTGGGTGAGATCCCCCGGAAAGAG GCTCTCCCTCGCCGCCTGGCTGCTGCAGCCCCTAGGACGGACAAGCCTCCCGCACGCAGGAAGGGCGGGCACCAGGCCCCCAGCAGCACGAGGAGTCGGGGGGGCATCTGGAGATGA
- the CNTROB gene encoding centrobin isoform X2 — protein MATSATVPSSPLRAEDLLSDSSEAPGLNQMSSEVTSQLYASLHLSRQAEATARAQLYLPSSSPPPHEMLDGLAQELSRSLSVGLENNLKKKVREDGSKHIFEMESVRGQLQSLLQTSRDTAHRDPLTPGAGSERREEDSFDSDSTATLLNTRPLQDLSPSSSSQALEELFPRYASLRPGPPLNPPDFQGLRDALDSEHTRRKHCERHIQSLQTRVLELQQQLAVAVTADRKKDVMIEQLDKTLARVVEGWNRHEAERAEVLRGLQEERQAAELTRSKQQETVTHLEQSLSEAMEALSREQEGARLQQRERETLEEERQALTLSLELEQQRCRALQEERDEARAGQLSEHRQLETLKVALEGQRQAWAEQERQLEERHRALRDDVQAQLEQEKGNTQREAQAAREAQQQLALAQSEVRRLEGELDTARRERDALQLEMSLARYESQRVQLESDLAVRLEQRVTERLAQAQESGLRQVASLREQHRKQLQDLSGQHQQELSAQLAQFKVEMAEREERQQQVAQDYELRLAREQARVRELQSGQRRLEEQRAELVERLQAMLQAHWAEASQLLGATTLPPDLPVPTTSPSSPGPQEPEKGERRLWTRPPVAVALKPVLQQSREAGAEQPPRVLRSPSPDLSPLLGPPFQSQHSFQPLEPKPGLTSSVTSAGAFSTAGAFHPDHRPERPFPEEDPGSDGDGFLKPGLQPPSQLDGLKHFLHQLLEIVPQSSEAPSVELLPPKSGPLTVPSWEEAPQVPHLPPPVHKTKVPLAMASSLFRAHELPSSHSQSSGLRAGSPERDERDERPGGGDGLAPARQLMDVSQLLRLYQARGWGALPAEDLLLYLKRQEHGRTDSRGDNVPRRNTDSRLGEIPRKEALPRRLAAAAPRTDKPPARRKGGHQAPSSTRSRGGIWR, from the exons ATGGCGACATCAGCTACGGTTCCCAGTTCACCCCTCCGGGCTGAGGATCTCCTGAGTGATTCATCAGAAGCCCCTGGGCTGAACCAAATGTCCTCTGAGGTGACCTCCCAGCTCTATGCTTCTTTGCACCTCAGTCGCCAGGCAGAGGCCACAGCCCGAGCCCAGCTGtatctgccctcctcctccccacctcctcatgAGATGTTAGATGGCTTGGCCCAAGAGCTGAGTCGCAGCTTGTCAGTTGGATTGGAGAACAACTTGAAGAAAAAGGTGAGAGAG gaTGGTTCGAAGCATATCTTTGAGATGGAAAGTGTTCGGGGTCAACTTCAGAGCTTGCTCCAGACCTCCCGTGATACAGCCCATC GGGACCCCCTCACTCCAGGTGCTGGCTCAGAGAGACGAGAAGAGGACTCCTTTGACAGTGACAGCACAGCCACCTTGCTGAA CACCCGGCCCCTGCAAGACTTATCTCCGTCCAGCTCGTCCCAAGCCCTGGAGGAGCTGTTTCCCCGCTATGCCAGTCTTCGGCCAGGACCCCCGCTCAATCCCCCGGATTTCCAGGGCCTGAGGGATGCCCTGGATTCAGAGCATACCCGTCGCAAG CATTGCGAGCGCCATATTCAGAGCCTCCAGACCCGAGTGCTGGAGCTTCAGCAACAGTTAGCTGTGGCTGTGACTGCCGACCGCAAGAAAGATGTTATGATCGAGCAGTTGGACAAG ACCCTGGCCCGCGTGGTGGAGGGCTGGAACCGGCACGAAGCCGAGCGGGCAGAGGTCCTTCGGGGGCTCCAGGAGGAACGCCAGGCAGCCGAACTCACCAGAAGCAAGCAGCAGGAG ACAGTAACCCACCTGGAGCAAAGCCTTTCTGAGGCCATGGAGGCCCTGAGTCGTGAGCAGGAAGGCGCCAGGCTGCAGCAACGGGAAAGAGAGACGCTG gaggaggagaggcaggctCTGACCCTGAGCTTGGAGCTGGAACAGCAGCGATGCCGGGCTCTGCAGGAGGAGCGGGACGAGGCCCGGGCCGGGCAGCTCAGTGAGCACCGGCAGCTGGAGACACTGAAGGTGGCCCTGGAAGGGCAACGGCAGGCGTGGGCCGAGCAGGAGCGCCAGCTGGAGGAGCGCCACCGGGCGCTGCGGGACGACGTGCAGGCCCAGCTGGAGCAGGAGAAG GGGAACACACAGAGGGAGGCCCAGGCAGCGCGGGAGGCCCAGCAGCAGCTGGCGCTGGCGCAGTCCGAGGTTCGGCGCTTGGAGGGCGAGCTGGACACGGCCCGGAGGGAGAGGGACGCGCTGCAGCTGGAGATGAGCCTG GCCCGGTACGAGAGCCAGCGGGTCCAGCTGGAGTCGGACCTGGCCGTGCGGCTGGAGCAGCGGGTGACAGAGCGGCTGGCTCAGGCCCAGGAGAGCGGCCTGCGGCAGGTGGCCTCGCTGCGGGAACAACACAG GAAGCAGCTGCAGGACCTGAGTGGACAGCACCAGCAGGAGCTGTccgcccagctggctcagttcaAGGTGGAAATGGCGGAGCGCGAGGAGAGGCAGCAGCAGGTGGCGCAGGACTACGAGCTCAG GCTGGCCCGGGAGCAGGCGCGGGTGCGGGAGCTGCAGAGCGGCCAGCGGCGGCTGGAGGAGCAGCGCGCTGAGCTGGTGGAGCGGCTCCAGGCCATGCTGCAGGCCCACTGGGCAGAGGCCAGCCAGCTGCTCGGCGCCACCACCCTGCCCCCGGACCTCCCG GTCCCCACCACCAGCCCCTCCAGCCCTGGGCCTCAGGAGCCAGAGAAGGGCGAGAGGAGGCTCTGGACTCGGCCTCCCGTGGCCGTGGCCCTGAAGCCCGTGTTGCAGCAGAGCCGGGAAGCTGGGGCAGAACAGCCACCGCGGGTTCTCCGCAGCCCCTCCCCAGACCTGAGCCCCCTGCTGGGCCCCCCTTTCCAGAGCCAGCATTCCTTCCAGCCCCTGGAGCCAAAGCCGGGCCTCACTTCGTCTGTTACCTCTG CCGGGGCTTTCTCTACCGCTGGCGCCTTCCACCCTGATCACCGCCCAGAGCGGCCGTTCCCTGAGGAAGATCCTGGATCCGACGGGGACGGCTTCCTAAAGCCGGGGCTGCAGCCCCCTTCCCAGCTGGATGGCCTCAAACATTTTTTGCACCAG CTGCTGGAGATAGTACCGCAGAGCAGCGAGGCCCCCTCTGTTGAGCTTTTGCCCCCGAAGTCTG GCCCCCTGACTGTCCCATCTTGGGAGGAGGCCCCGCAGGTGCCACACCTCCCGCCCCCTGTTCATAAGACTAAAGTGCCCCTGGCCATGGCGTCCAGTCTCTTCCGGGCTCACGAGCTTCCCTCAAGCCATTCACAGAGCAGCGGCCTCCGGGCGGGCTCCCCAGAGCGAGATGAGCGAGATGAGCGGCcgggag GTGGGGACGGGCTCGCACCCGCGCGGCAGCTGATGGACGTGTCGCAGCTGCTGCGACTGTACCAAGCTCGGGGCTGGGGGGCTCTGCCCGCTGAGGACCTGCTGCTCTACCTGAAGAGGCAGGAACACGGCAG GACGGACAGCCGAGGGGATAATGTCCCCAGAAGGAACACGGACTCCCGCTTGGGTGAGATCCCCCGGAAAGAG GCTCTCCCTCGCCGCCTGGCTGCTGCAGCCCCTAGGACGGACAAGCCTCCCGCACGCAGGAAGGGCGGGCACCAGGCCCCCAGCAGCACGAGGAGTCGGGGGGGCATCTGGAGATGA
- the CNTROB gene encoding centrobin isoform X5, with protein sequence MATSATVPSSPLRAEDLLSDSSEAPGLNQMSSEVTSQLYASLHLSRQAEATARAQLYLPSSSPPPHEMLDGLAQELSRSLSVGLENNLKKKVREDGSKHIFEMESVRGQLQSLLQTSRDTAHRDPLTPGAGSERREEDSFDSDSTATLLNTRPLQDLSPSSSSQALEELFPRYASLRPGPPLNPPDFQGLRDALDSEHTRRKHCERHIQSLQTRVLELQQQLAVAVTADRKKDVMIEQLDKTLARVVEGWNRHEAERAEVLRGLQEERQAAELTRSKQQETVTHLEQSLSEAMEALSREQEGARLQQRERETLEEERQALTLSLELEQQRCRALQEERDEARAGQLSEHRQLETLKVALEGQRQAWAEQERQLEERHRALRDDVQAQLEQEKGNTQREAQAAREAQQQLALAQSEVRRLEGELDTARRERDALQLEMSLVQARYESQRVQLESDLAVRLEQRVTERLAQAQESGLRQVASLREQHRKQLQDLSGQHQQELSAQLAQFKVEMAEREERQQQVAQDYELRLAREQARVRELQSGQRRLEEQRAELVERLQAMLQAHWAEASQLLGATTLPPDLPVPTTSPSSPGPQEPEKGERRLWTRPPVAVALKPVLQQSREAGAEQPPRVLRSPSPDLSPLLGPPFQSQHSFQPLEPKPGLTSSVTSAGAFSTAGAFHPDHRPERPFPEEDPGSDGDGFLKPGLQPPSQLDGLKHFLHQLLEIVPQSSEAPSVELLPPKSGGDGLAPARQLMDVSQLLRLYQARGWGALPAEDLLLYLKRQEHGRTDSRGDNVPRRNTDSRLGEIPRKEALPRRLAAAAPRTDKPPARRKGGHQAPSSTRSRGGIWR encoded by the exons ATGGCGACATCAGCTACGGTTCCCAGTTCACCCCTCCGGGCTGAGGATCTCCTGAGTGATTCATCAGAAGCCCCTGGGCTGAACCAAATGTCCTCTGAGGTGACCTCCCAGCTCTATGCTTCTTTGCACCTCAGTCGCCAGGCAGAGGCCACAGCCCGAGCCCAGCTGtatctgccctcctcctccccacctcctcatgAGATGTTAGATGGCTTGGCCCAAGAGCTGAGTCGCAGCTTGTCAGTTGGATTGGAGAACAACTTGAAGAAAAAGGTGAGAGAG gaTGGTTCGAAGCATATCTTTGAGATGGAAAGTGTTCGGGGTCAACTTCAGAGCTTGCTCCAGACCTCCCGTGATACAGCCCATC GGGACCCCCTCACTCCAGGTGCTGGCTCAGAGAGACGAGAAGAGGACTCCTTTGACAGTGACAGCACAGCCACCTTGCTGAA CACCCGGCCCCTGCAAGACTTATCTCCGTCCAGCTCGTCCCAAGCCCTGGAGGAGCTGTTTCCCCGCTATGCCAGTCTTCGGCCAGGACCCCCGCTCAATCCCCCGGATTTCCAGGGCCTGAGGGATGCCCTGGATTCAGAGCATACCCGTCGCAAG CATTGCGAGCGCCATATTCAGAGCCTCCAGACCCGAGTGCTGGAGCTTCAGCAACAGTTAGCTGTGGCTGTGACTGCCGACCGCAAGAAAGATGTTATGATCGAGCAGTTGGACAAG ACCCTGGCCCGCGTGGTGGAGGGCTGGAACCGGCACGAAGCCGAGCGGGCAGAGGTCCTTCGGGGGCTCCAGGAGGAACGCCAGGCAGCCGAACTCACCAGAAGCAAGCAGCAGGAG ACAGTAACCCACCTGGAGCAAAGCCTTTCTGAGGCCATGGAGGCCCTGAGTCGTGAGCAGGAAGGCGCCAGGCTGCAGCAACGGGAAAGAGAGACGCTG gaggaggagaggcaggctCTGACCCTGAGCTTGGAGCTGGAACAGCAGCGATGCCGGGCTCTGCAGGAGGAGCGGGACGAGGCCCGGGCCGGGCAGCTCAGTGAGCACCGGCAGCTGGAGACACTGAAGGTGGCCCTGGAAGGGCAACGGCAGGCGTGGGCCGAGCAGGAGCGCCAGCTGGAGGAGCGCCACCGGGCGCTGCGGGACGACGTGCAGGCCCAGCTGGAGCAGGAGAAG GGGAACACACAGAGGGAGGCCCAGGCAGCGCGGGAGGCCCAGCAGCAGCTGGCGCTGGCGCAGTCCGAGGTTCGGCGCTTGGAGGGCGAGCTGGACACGGCCCGGAGGGAGAGGGACGCGCTGCAGCTGGAGATGAGCCTGGTACAG GCCCGGTACGAGAGCCAGCGGGTCCAGCTGGAGTCGGACCTGGCCGTGCGGCTGGAGCAGCGGGTGACAGAGCGGCTGGCTCAGGCCCAGGAGAGCGGCCTGCGGCAGGTGGCCTCGCTGCGGGAACAACACAG GAAGCAGCTGCAGGACCTGAGTGGACAGCACCAGCAGGAGCTGTccgcccagctggctcagttcaAGGTGGAAATGGCGGAGCGCGAGGAGAGGCAGCAGCAGGTGGCGCAGGACTACGAGCTCAG GCTGGCCCGGGAGCAGGCGCGGGTGCGGGAGCTGCAGAGCGGCCAGCGGCGGCTGGAGGAGCAGCGCGCTGAGCTGGTGGAGCGGCTCCAGGCCATGCTGCAGGCCCACTGGGCAGAGGCCAGCCAGCTGCTCGGCGCCACCACCCTGCCCCCGGACCTCCCG GTCCCCACCACCAGCCCCTCCAGCCCTGGGCCTCAGGAGCCAGAGAAGGGCGAGAGGAGGCTCTGGACTCGGCCTCCCGTGGCCGTGGCCCTGAAGCCCGTGTTGCAGCAGAGCCGGGAAGCTGGGGCAGAACAGCCACCGCGGGTTCTCCGCAGCCCCTCCCCAGACCTGAGCCCCCTGCTGGGCCCCCCTTTCCAGAGCCAGCATTCCTTCCAGCCCCTGGAGCCAAAGCCGGGCCTCACTTCGTCTGTTACCTCTG CCGGGGCTTTCTCTACCGCTGGCGCCTTCCACCCTGATCACCGCCCAGAGCGGCCGTTCCCTGAGGAAGATCCTGGATCCGACGGGGACGGCTTCCTAAAGCCGGGGCTGCAGCCCCCTTCCCAGCTGGATGGCCTCAAACATTTTTTGCACCAG CTGCTGGAGATAGTACCGCAGAGCAGCGAGGCCCCCTCTGTTGAGCTTTTGCCCCCGAAGTCTG GTGGGGACGGGCTCGCACCCGCGCGGCAGCTGATGGACGTGTCGCAGCTGCTGCGACTGTACCAAGCTCGGGGCTGGGGGGCTCTGCCCGCTGAGGACCTGCTGCTCTACCTGAAGAGGCAGGAACACGGCAG GACGGACAGCCGAGGGGATAATGTCCCCAGAAGGAACACGGACTCCCGCTTGGGTGAGATCCCCCGGAAAGAG GCTCTCCCTCGCCGCCTGGCTGCTGCAGCCCCTAGGACGGACAAGCCTCCCGCACGCAGGAAGGGCGGGCACCAGGCCCCCAGCAGCACGAGGAGTCGGGGGGGCATCTGGAGATGA